One segment of Fuscovulum ytuae DNA contains the following:
- a CDS encoding TIGR00282 family metallophosphoesterase has protein sequence MRILFLGDVMGRAGRAAITARLPALRADWTLDFIVVNGENASSGAGLTPDHAKAILAAGADCITLGDHAFDQKDMLSFIETEPRIIRPINFSKVAPGKGFRVFTATQGRKVLVAQVLGQVFMKRPFDDPFSAIEGVLKTHALGAAVQAAVVDVHAEATSEKMGMGHWCDGQASLVVGTHTHVPTADAMILKGGTAYLTDAGMCGDYDSVIGMEKMEPLRRFVTGMAKGRFEPAEGEATLSGVFVETDDRTGKALRVAPVRVGGKLMESAP, from the coding sequence ATGCGGATCCTTTTTCTTGGCGATGTGATGGGGCGGGCGGGGCGTGCGGCGATCACCGCGCGGCTGCCGGCTTTGCGGGCGGACTGGACGCTCGATTTCATTGTGGTGAATGGCGAGAATGCCTCATCCGGGGCGGGGCTGACGCCGGATCATGCCAAGGCGATCCTTGCGGCGGGGGCGGATTGCATCACGCTGGGCGATCATGCCTTTGACCAGAAGGACATGCTGTCTTTCATCGAGACGGAGCCGCGGATCATCCGGCCAATCAACTTTTCCAAGGTCGCGCCGGGGAAGGGGTTTCGGGTCTTTACCGCGACGCAGGGGCGCAAGGTTCTGGTGGCACAGGTTCTGGGGCAGGTTTTCATGAAGCGGCCCTTCGATGACCCGTTTTCGGCCATTGAGGGGGTGTTGAAGACTCATGCTCTTGGCGCGGCTGTGCAGGCGGCGGTGGTGGATGTGCATGCCGAGGCCACGTCCGAGAAGATGGGCATGGGGCATTGGTGCGATGGGCAGGCGAGCCTTGTGGTGGGGACACATACCCACGTGCCGACGGCGGATGCGATGATCCTGAAAGGGGGCACGGCCTATCTGACCGATGCGGGCATGTGCGGGGATTATGACAGCGTCATCGGGATGGAGAAGATGGAACCCCTGCGCCGTTTCGTGACCGGCATGGCCAAAGGGCGGTTCGAACCGGCGGAGGGAGAGGCCACGCTGTCGGGGGTGTTCGTCGAGACGGATGACCGGACGGGCAAGGCCCTGCGGGTGGCCCCCGTGCGGGTGGGCGGCAAGCTGATGGAGAGCGCACCTTGA
- a CDS encoding chorismate mutase, whose protein sequence is MKRPEDCNTMADIRAEIDRLDEALVAMFAERTAYIDRAAAIKEEIGLPARIEDRVEQVVANVRRHAVAHGLPPDKLEKLWRKLIDWSIEREEDHLRKG, encoded by the coding sequence ATGAAGAGGCCGGAAGACTGCAACACGATGGCCGATATCCGGGCCGAGATCGACAGGCTGGACGAGGCGCTGGTGGCGATGTTCGCGGAGCGGACCGCCTATATCGACCGTGCGGCGGCGATCAAGGAAGAGATCGGCTTGCCCGCGCGGATCGAGGATCGGGTGGAGCAAGTCGTGGCCAATGTGCGGCGTCATGCGGTGGCCCATGGGTTGCCGCCGGACAAGTTGGAAAAGCTGTGGCGCAAGCTGATCGACTGGTCGATCGAGCGCGAGGAAGACCATTTGCGGAAGGGATGA
- a CDS encoding LytTR family DNA-binding domain-containing protein, which translates to MGSYENCTFDHRLWLWGMWIGLFAVIGTGVRSFVHNVLRLRDFHRGGLLTAVLVACGVGFPVNAMNLLAVLPDVGGPYLNADLPEIAAMVFVFSLAIVAHHHFWPVPAGAGVQAGPIRVKPVPPTPVSAVPEALVEPQVVAEVATLPRIVARLEDGLRGPLVALSVRDHYVDVQTTLGRGTVLMRLGDAVEEVGPVPGAQVHRSHWVAWDQVIGVEREQGRLFLRMAAGPNIPVSRNNRDRLVERGLI; encoded by the coding sequence ATGGGAAGCTATGAGAACTGCACTTTCGACCATCGGTTGTGGCTGTGGGGGATGTGGATCGGGCTTTTTGCAGTGATCGGCACAGGTGTGCGGTCTTTCGTGCATAACGTCCTGCGTCTGAGGGATTTTCATCGCGGCGGGCTATTGACGGCGGTTCTTGTGGCCTGTGGCGTCGGCTTTCCGGTGAATGCGATGAACCTGCTGGCGGTGCTGCCGGATGTGGGCGGGCCTTATCTGAACGCCGACCTGCCCGAAATCGCGGCGATGGTCTTTGTGTTCAGTCTGGCGATCGTTGCGCATCACCATTTTTGGCCTGTGCCAGCAGGGGCAGGGGTGCAGGCGGGGCCGATCCGTGTGAAGCCCGTGCCGCCCACGCCTGTGTCGGCCGTTCCCGAGGCGTTGGTTGAGCCGCAGGTGGTGGCAGAGGTGGCGACGCTGCCGCGGATCGTGGCGCGGCTGGAAGACGGATTGCGCGGGCCGCTGGTCGCGCTTTCGGTGCGCGATCACTATGTCGATGTGCAGACCACTTTGGGCCGTGGCACTGTGCTGATGCGGTTGGGTGACGCTGTGGAAGAGGTAGGCCCGGTGCCGGGGGCGCAGGTGCACCGATCGCATTGGGTGGCATGGGATCAGGTCATCGGCGTAGAGCGAGAGCAGGGTCGGCTGTTCCTGCGCATGGCGGCGGGGCCGAATATCCCGGTCAGCCGCAACAACCGTGACAGGTTGGTGGAGCGCGGACTTATCTGA
- the pdeM gene encoding ligase-associated DNA damage response endonuclease PdeM, with amino-acid sequence MHHAFTLSGEMLHALPSGALYWPAQRLLCVSDLHLGKSERLARRGGALLPPYETRETLHRLEAEVDRTTPAHVLCLGDSFDDLAAARGLEEEARLRLARLMAGRDWTWIEGNHDAGPVEIGGTHRAQLTLGPLTFRHIADPQEKAEISGHYHPKLRLKGAARPCFLLDQDRLILPAFGLYTGGLHADDPALRPLIQAPALAILTGPRAIPVPIR; translated from the coding sequence ATGCACCACGCCTTCACCCTGTCCGGCGAAATGCTTCACGCCCTGCCCTCTGGCGCGCTTTATTGGCCTGCGCAGCGGCTTCTCTGCGTCTCGGACTTGCATCTCGGCAAATCCGAACGCCTCGCCCGGCGCGGCGGCGCGCTGCTTCCCCCCTATGAAACAAGGGAAACCCTGCATAGGTTAGAGGCCGAGGTGGACCGCACCACCCCCGCCCATGTCCTGTGCCTCGGCGACAGTTTCGACGACCTCGCCGCCGCACGGGGGTTAGAGGAAGAGGCCCGCCTGCGCCTCGCCCGCCTGATGGCGGGGCGCGACTGGACATGGATCGAAGGCAATCATGACGCAGGCCCGGTGGAAATCGGCGGCACCCACCGCGCGCAGCTGACCCTTGGCCCCCTGACCTTTCGCCATATCGCGGACCCACAGGAAAAGGCAGAAATCTCAGGGCATTACCACCCGAAGCTGCGCCTGAAAGGCGCCGCGCGCCCCTGTTTTCTGCTTGATCAAGATCGCCTGATCCTGCCCGCTTTCGGTCTTTACACAGGCGGGCTTCACGCCGACGACCCGGCGCTGCGGCCCCTGATACAGGCCCCCGCACTGGCCATCCTGACTGGCCCGCGGGCGATTCCGGTTCCGATCAGATAA
- a CDS encoding MOSC domain-containing protein produces MPVLKPTDFAARIVWLGLVRDRDAALEAVSVEHVMASFAGPEGDAHAGVTRPSCSRVTAQYPKGTTIRNTRQFSILSAEELAQIAARMGVERLDPALVGATMVVEGIPDFSHVPPGSRLQAAGGATLVVDIENRPCTLPARPIEGRHPGFGAKFKAAAVGRRGITAWVEREGSLQVGEALRLHIPDQPVWAHLEAVRGK; encoded by the coding sequence ATGCCTGTTCTGAAACCGACTGACTTTGCTGCCCGTATCGTCTGGCTTGGTCTTGTGCGTGACCGGGATGCCGCTTTGGAGGCGGTATCGGTGGAGCATGTGATGGCCAGCTTCGCGGGGCCGGAAGGCGATGCCCATGCGGGCGTGACGCGGCCGTCCTGCAGTCGGGTGACGGCGCAGTATCCGAAGGGGACCACGATCCGCAACACGCGGCAGTTTTCCATCCTGTCAGCAGAAGAACTGGCCCAGATCGCGGCGCGGATGGGGGTGGAGCGGCTGGACCCTGCGCTGGTGGGGGCGACGATGGTGGTCGAGGGGATCCCTGATTTCAGCCATGTTCCGCCCGGTAGCCGCTTGCAGGCGGCGGGAGGGGCGACGCTGGTGGTGGATATCGAGAACCGCCCCTGCACCCTGCCTGCCCGCCCCATCGAAGGGCGGCATCCGGGTTTCGGGGCGAAATTCAAGGCGGCGGCGGTGGGGCGGCGGGGCATCACCGCGTGGGTAGAGCGTGAGGGCAGCCTGCAAGTCGGCGAGGCGCTGCGCCTGCATATCCCCGATCAGCCGGTCTGGGCGCATCTGGAGGCGGTTCGGGGTAAGTGA
- a CDS encoding formate--tetrahydrofolate ligase — MAFKTDIEIAREAKKKPIMEIGAKLGIPSEHLLPYGHDKAKVSQDFIKSLAGKPDGKLILVTAINPTPAGEGKTTTTVGLGDGLNRIGKKAVICIREASLGPNFGMKGGAAGGGYAQVVPMEEMNLHFTGDFHAITSAHNLLSAMIDNHIYWGNSLDIDERRVSWRRVMDMNDRALRDIVVSLGGVANGFPRQTGFDITVASEVMAILCLSNDLEDLQKRLGDIVVAYTRDKKPVYCRDIKADGAMTVLLKDAMQPNLVQTLENNPAFVHGGPFANIAHGCNSVIATKTALKLGEYVVTEAGFGADLGAEKFFDIKCRKAGLKPSAAVIVATVRAMKMNGGVAKADLGAENVDAVKKGCPNLGRHIANVKSFGVPVVVAINHFYSDTDAEIAAVKAYVAEQGAEAILCKHWANGSAGIEDLAHKVVQLAESGAANFAPLYPDEMPLFQKLETIAKRIYHADEVIADKSIRDQLKAWEAAGYGHLPICVAKTQYSFTTDPSVRGAPTGHSVPVREVRLSAGAGFIVAICGEIMTMPGLPKVPSAEVIRLNDQGHVEGLF; from the coding sequence ATGGCCTTCAAGACCGATATCGAGATTGCGCGTGAAGCGAAGAAGAAGCCGATCATGGAGATCGGGGCAAAGCTGGGCATTCCGTCCGAGCATCTGCTGCCCTATGGCCATGACAAGGCAAAGGTGAGCCAGGATTTCATCAAGAGCCTTGCGGGCAAGCCGGATGGAAAGCTGATCCTTGTCACCGCGATCAACCCGACGCCTGCAGGCGAAGGCAAGACGACGACAACGGTGGGTCTGGGCGATGGCCTGAACCGGATCGGCAAGAAAGCGGTGATCTGCATCCGCGAAGCGAGCCTTGGCCCGAATTTCGGGATGAAGGGCGGCGCCGCGGGCGGCGGTTATGCGCAGGTCGTGCCGATGGAGGAAATGAACCTTCACTTCACCGGCGATTTCCATGCGATCACCTCGGCGCACAACCTGCTGTCGGCGATGATCGACAACCATATCTACTGGGGCAATAGCCTTGATATCGACGAGCGCCGCGTGTCGTGGCGCCGCGTGATGGATATGAATGACCGTGCCCTGCGCGACATCGTCGTCAGCCTTGGCGGCGTGGCGAACGGCTTCCCGCGTCAGACGGGTTTCGACATCACGGTGGCGTCCGAGGTGATGGCGATCCTGTGCCTGTCGAACGATCTGGAAGACCTGCAAAAGCGGTTGGGCGATATCGTCGTGGCCTATACCCGGGACAAGAAGCCGGTTTATTGCCGCGACATCAAGGCCGATGGCGCGATGACGGTGCTTCTCAAGGATGCGATGCAGCCGAACCTTGTGCAGACGCTGGAAAACAACCCCGCCTTTGTGCATGGCGGTCCCTTTGCCAATATCGCCCATGGCTGCAACAGCGTGATCGCCACCAAGACGGCGCTGAAGCTGGGGGAATATGTGGTGACCGAGGCGGGCTTTGGTGCCGACCTTGGGGCCGAGAAGTTCTTTGACATCAAGTGCCGCAAGGCCGGGTTGAAGCCTTCGGCGGCGGTCATCGTGGCCACGGTGCGCGCGATGAAGATGAATGGTGGCGTGGCTAAGGCCGATCTGGGGGCCGAGAATGTCGATGCGGTCAAGAAGGGCTGCCCGAACCTTGGCCGCCATATCGCCAATGTGAAATCCTTTGGCGTGCCGGTGGTGGTGGCGATCAACCACTTCTACAGCGACACGGATGCCGAGATTGCCGCCGTGAAGGCCTATGTGGCCGAACAGGGCGCGGAAGCCATCCTTTGCAAGCACTGGGCGAACGGTTCGGCAGGGATTGAAGATCTGGCGCATAAGGTCGTGCAACTGGCGGAGTCGGGTGCCGCGAATTTCGCGCCGCTCTATCCCGACGAGATGCCGCTGTTCCAGAAGCTGGAGACCATCGCCAAGCGCATCTATCATGCGGATGAGGTGATTGCCGACAAATCGATCCGGGATCAGCTGAAGGCGTGGGAAGCGGCGGGCTACGGCCATCTCCCGATCTGCGTGGCGAAGACGCAGTATTCCTTCACGACCGATCCGTCCGTGCGCGGTGCGCCCACGGGCCATTCGGTGCCGGTGCGGGAAGTGCGGCTGTCGGCTGGCGCAGGGTTCATCGTCGCCATCTGCGGTGAGATCATGACGATGCCCGGTCTGCCCAAGGTGCCGTCGGCCGAGGTGATCCGTCTGAATGATCAGGGCCATGTCGAGGGGCTGTTCTGA
- the folD gene encoding bifunctional methylenetetrahydrofolate dehydrogenase/methenyltetrahydrofolate cyclohydrolase FolD, translating into MGAKVIDGKAFAADVRARVAAHVARLKEEQGIVPGLAVVLVGEDPASKVYVRNKHASTIEVGMASFEHRLPAETGEAELLALIDKLNGDPAVHGILVQLPLPGHLNSELVINRIDPAKDVDGFHISNVGLLGTGQKSMVPCTPLGCLMMLRDHHGKLAGLNAVVVGRSNIVGKPMAQLLLGDSCTVTIAHSRTQDLAEVCRRADILVAAVGRPEMITGDMVKPGATVIDVGINRIERDGKAKLVGDVHYDSAAAVAGAITPVPGGVGPMTIACLLANTLTACCRANGLPEPEGLTA; encoded by the coding sequence ATGGGTGCCAAGGTGATCGACGGCAAGGCCTTTGCGGCGGATGTGCGGGCGCGCGTGGCGGCCCATGTGGCGCGGCTGAAAGAAGAGCAAGGCATCGTGCCGGGACTGGCCGTGGTGCTGGTGGGTGAGGATCCGGCCAGCAAGGTCTATGTGCGCAACAAGCATGCTTCGACCATCGAGGTGGGCATGGCGAGCTTTGAGCATCGCCTGCCTGCTGAAACGGGCGAGGCGGAGTTGCTGGCCCTGATCGACAAGCTGAACGGCGATCCGGCGGTGCATGGCATTCTTGTGCAATTGCCGCTGCCGGGGCATTTGAATTCCGAACTGGTGATCAACCGGATCGATCCGGCGAAGGATGTGGATGGGTTCCATATCTCGAATGTCGGGCTTTTGGGCACGGGGCAGAAGTCGATGGTGCCCTGCACGCCGCTTGGCTGTCTGATGATGCTGCGGGATCATCATGGGAAGCTTGCCGGGTTGAATGCGGTGGTTGTGGGGCGGTCGAACATCGTGGGCAAGCCGATGGCGCAGCTTTTGCTTGGCGATAGCTGCACGGTGACCATTGCGCATAGCCGGACGCAGGATTTGGCCGAGGTGTGCCGCCGCGCAGATATCCTTGTGGCGGCGGTGGGTCGGCCCGAGATGATCACGGGCGATATGGTCAAGCCGGGTGCGACGGTCATCGACGTGGGCATCAACCGCATCGAACGGGATGGTAAGGCCAAGCTGGTAGGGGATGTGCATTACGACAGCGCCGCCGCCGTGGCGGGTGCGATCACCCCGGTGCCCGGGGGCGTGGGGCCGATGACCATTGCCTGTCTGTTGGCCAATACGCTGACGGCCTGCTGCCGCGCGAATGGCCTGCCGGAACCGGAAGGATTGACGGCCTGA
- the ftsH gene encoding ATP-dependent zinc metalloprotease FtsH, with product MGNARNIAFWVVLFLLILALFNLFSGNQSTMSSRTLSYSEFISRVDAGEVQSVTLDGERVLVRARDGSQYVTIKPDGETLTDRLIDKGVEVKAEAQEQSGFMSVLGIWLPFLVLIGVWIFFMNRMQGGGRGGAMGFGKSRAKLLTEKHGRVTFDDVAGIDEAKEELEEIVEFLRNPQKFSRLGGKIPKGALLVGPPGTGKTLLARAIAGEAGVPFFTISGSDFVEMFVGVGASRVRDMFEQAKKNAPCIVFIDEIDAVGRARGVGIGGGNDEREQTLNQLLVEMDGFEANEGVIIVAATNRKDVLDPALLRPGRFDRQIHVPNPDIKGREKILGVHARKVPLGPDVDLRTIARGTPGFSGADLMNLVNEAALMAARVGRRFVTMEDFENAKDKVMMGAERRSMVLTPDQKEKTAYHEAGHAIVGLNMPKCDPVYKATIIPRGGALGMVVSLPEMDRLNMHKDEGKQKIAMTMAGKAAEIIKYGEEGVSSGPAGDIQQASSLARAMVMRWGMSDKVGNIDYAEAHEGYQGNTAGFSVSAHTKELIEDEVKKLIDEGYETARRILLEKAEDFERLAKGLLEYETLTGDEIRKVIAGEALGGDDDADKPASGGGTTSIAAIPKTRPKAPKAGPEPEPIV from the coding sequence GGGCAACGCACGAAACATCGCATTCTGGGTCGTTCTTTTCCTGCTGATACTGGCCCTGTTCAACCTGTTCAGTGGGAACCAGTCGACGATGTCGTCGCGGACCCTGTCTTATTCGGAATTCATCAGCCGCGTCGATGCGGGTGAGGTGCAGAGCGTTACGCTGGATGGCGAGCGCGTGCTGGTGCGGGCGCGGGACGGGTCGCAATATGTGACGATCAAGCCGGATGGCGAAACGCTGACCGACCGCCTGATCGACAAGGGCGTCGAGGTGAAGGCCGAGGCGCAGGAACAATCGGGCTTCATGTCTGTGCTGGGCATCTGGTTGCCCTTCCTTGTGCTGATCGGTGTCTGGATCTTCTTTATGAACCGCATGCAGGGCGGCGGACGGGGCGGCGCGATGGGCTTTGGCAAGAGCCGTGCGAAACTGCTGACCGAAAAGCATGGCCGCGTGACCTTTGACGATGTCGCTGGCATCGATGAGGCCAAGGAAGAGCTGGAAGAGATTGTCGAATTTCTGCGCAATCCGCAGAAGTTCAGCCGTCTGGGCGGCAAGATTCCCAAAGGCGCGCTGCTGGTTGGCCCGCCCGGCACCGGAAAGACGCTGCTGGCGCGCGCGATTGCGGGCGAGGCAGGGGTGCCGTTTTTCACCATCTCGGGTTCCGACTTTGTCGAGATGTTCGTGGGTGTGGGTGCGTCCCGTGTGCGCGACATGTTCGAGCAGGCGAAGAAGAACGCGCCCTGTATCGTTTTCATCGACGAGATCGATGCCGTGGGCCGTGCCCGTGGTGTTGGCATCGGCGGCGGGAATGACGAGCGCGAGCAGACCCTGAACCAGCTTCTGGTGGAGATGGACGGGTTTGAGGCGAATGAAGGCGTGATCATTGTCGCAGCCACGAACCGCAAGGACGTGCTGGACCCCGCGCTGCTGCGCCCCGGTCGTTTCGACCGCCAGATTCATGTGCCGAACCCCGATATCAAGGGACGGGAAAAGATTCTTGGCGTGCATGCGCGCAAGGTTCCGCTGGGGCCGGATGTGGACCTGCGGACGATTGCGCGGGGGACGCCGGGCTTTTCGGGGGCCGATCTGATGAACCTTGTTAACGAAGCGGCGCTGATGGCGGCGCGCGTGGGTCGGCGGTTCGTCACGATGGAAGATTTCGAAAACGCCAAGGACAAGGTGATGATGGGGGCCGAGCGTCGGTCCATGGTGCTGACGCCGGACCAGAAGGAAAAGACCGCCTATCACGAGGCCGGACATGCCATCGTCGGGTTGAACATGCCAAAATGCGACCCTGTCTACAAAGCCACGATCATCCCGCGTGGCGGTGCGCTTGGCATGGTGGTCAGCCTGCCCGAGATGGACCGGCTGAACATGCATAAGGACGAGGGCAAGCAGAAGATCGCCATGACCATGGCCGGCAAGGCGGCCGAGATCATCAAATATGGTGAGGAAGGCGTGTCGTCCGGCCCGGCTGGGGATATCCAGCAGGCGTCCTCTCTGGCTCGCGCGATGGTGATGCGCTGGGGCATGTCGGACAAGGTTGGCAATATCGACTATGCCGAGGCGCATGAAGGCTATCAGGGGAATACCGCCGGGTTCTCGGTTTCGGCCCATACGAAGGAGCTGATCGAGGACGAGGTGAAAAAGCTGATCGACGAAGGCTATGAAACCGCGCGGCGCATCCTTCTGGAAAAGGCCGAAGATTTCGAACGGCTGGCGAAGGGTCTTCTGGAATATGAGACGCTGACGGGTGACGAAATCCGCAAGGTGATCGCGGGTGAGGCACTTGGCGGTGATGACGATGCCGACAAGCCTGCGTCGGGTGGTGGCACCACATCCATCGCGGCGATCCCGAAGACGCGGCCCAAGGCGCCGAAGGCTGGCCCGGAGCCGGAGCCCATCGTCTAG
- a CDS encoding ligase-associated DNA damage response DEXH box helicase produces MHLPHPLTDWLSQKGWTLHPHQQQMLARAAHPATLLIAPTGGGKTLAGFLPTLAELGQTPPPGLHTLYISPLKALTADIRRNLRTPVEGAHLPIRIEDRTGDTSYTQRRRQRADPPHILLTTPESLALLLSYEDAPRIFQSLQRVVIDELHALAESKRGDQLMLLLSRLESLAPGLRRVGLSATVEDPPALARYLGPTGCEILEADPGPDPDISMLETDAPPPWSGGGGRYAMRAILDEVRRHRTTLIFHNTRAQAELFFHDLWLQNDDGLPIGIHHGSLAREQRERVEAAMAEGKLRAVVCTGSLDLGIDWGDVDLVIQVGAPKNVKRLVQRIGRANHRYNAPSKALILPANRFEVVECRAALDAVRDHTLDGEPRGPGPRDVLCQHILMTAASGSFDANDLFTEVTRAGPYATLTRPQFDACLDFCATGGYALRAYDKWQRLQEKSGKWQLRDPRTAALIRQNLGTIIDTETLKVRLKNRPGGTPLGEVEEGFAATLTPGDTFLIGGEIVRYEGLREMTVEVTRQPGRDPKVATFNGTKFATSTLLTQRILELLQSDSWPDLPAHTAQWLALQRDVSRLPQPDRLLVESFPHDGREHLCIYGFAGRNAMQTLALLVTKRMEEQGLAPLGFVATDYATLIWGLDPVTNAAPLFNLAKLREGLETWLSGNAVMKRTFRATAIIAGLIERAHQGRRKTGRQATFSSDILYDTLRKYDPDHLLLQVTREEAERGLVDFSRIEDMLFRVEGRIDLIRLPRVTPLAAPLFLEPGRIPVHGTGRERMLEEAAMRLMAEAGLA; encoded by the coding sequence ATGCACCTCCCGCACCCCCTCACAGATTGGCTGTCCCAAAAGGGCTGGACCCTCCACCCGCATCAGCAGCAGATGCTGGCCCGCGCGGCGCATCCCGCCACCCTTCTCATTGCGCCCACGGGCGGCGGCAAGACGCTGGCGGGCTTCCTCCCGACGCTGGCGGAACTGGGGCAAACCCCGCCCCCCGGCCTGCACACGCTCTACATCTCGCCCCTCAAGGCACTCACCGCCGACATCCGCAGGAACCTCCGCACCCCTGTCGAAGGCGCCCACCTTCCCATCCGCATCGAAGACCGCACGGGTGACACCTCCTACACCCAGCGTCGCCGCCAACGCGCCGACCCACCGCATATCCTGCTCACCACGCCGGAATCGCTCGCCCTCCTTCTTTCCTACGAAGATGCGCCACGCATTTTCCAATCCCTCCAAAGGGTTGTGATCGACGAATTGCATGCGCTGGCCGAATCCAAACGCGGCGATCAGCTCATGCTGCTCCTCTCCCGCCTCGAAAGCCTCGCCCCCGGCCTGCGCCGCGTGGGCCTTTCCGCCACGGTCGAAGACCCGCCTGCGCTGGCCCGCTACCTCGGCCCTACAGGCTGCGAGATCCTAGAGGCAGACCCCGGCCCCGACCCCGATATCTCCATGCTGGAAACCGACGCCCCCCCGCCCTGGTCAGGCGGCGGCGGCCGCTACGCCATGCGCGCAATCCTTGACGAAGTCCGCCGCCACCGCACCACGCTCATCTTCCACAACACAAGGGCGCAGGCGGAACTCTTCTTTCACGATCTCTGGCTACAGAACGACGACGGGCTGCCCATCGGCATCCACCACGGCTCCCTCGCCCGCGAACAGCGCGAAAGGGTGGAGGCCGCGATGGCAGAGGGAAAGCTCCGCGCCGTGGTCTGCACCGGCTCGCTCGACCTCGGCATCGACTGGGGCGATGTCGATCTGGTGATTCAGGTTGGTGCGCCAAAGAACGTCAAACGCCTCGTGCAAAGGATCGGCCGTGCCAATCACCGCTACAACGCCCCATCGAAGGCCCTCATCCTTCCCGCCAACCGGTTTGAGGTGGTTGAATGCCGCGCCGCCCTTGATGCCGTCCGCGACCACACCCTTGACGGCGAACCGCGCGGCCCCGGCCCACGCGACGTGCTTTGTCAGCATATCCTGATGACCGCGGCCTCCGGGTCGTTCGACGCTAATGATTTGTTTACCGAAGTGACCCGCGCCGGCCCCTATGCCACGCTGACACGCCCCCAGTTCGATGCCTGCCTCGACTTCTGCGCCACCGGCGGCTATGCCCTGCGCGCTTATGATAAGTGGCAGAGATTGCAAGAGAAATCCGGAAAATGGCAGCTGCGCGATCCCCGCACCGCCGCCCTGATCCGCCAGAACCTCGGCACCATCATCGACACCGAAACCCTGAAGGTCCGCCTCAAGAACCGCCCCGGCGGCACCCCATTAGGAGAGGTCGAGGAAGGCTTCGCCGCCACCCTCACCCCCGGCGACACCTTCCTCATCGGCGGCGAGATTGTCCGTTACGAAGGCCTGCGCGAAATGACGGTCGAGGTCACCCGCCAACCCGGTCGCGACCCGAAAGTGGCCACTTTCAACGGCACGAAATTCGCCACCTCAACCCTTCTCACGCAACGCATTCTCGAACTTTTACAATCCGATAGCTGGCCAGACCTGCCTGCCCACACGGCCCAGTGGCTTGCCCTGCAACGCGATGTCAGCCGCCTGCCACAGCCCGACCGCCTTCTGGTCGAAAGCTTCCCCCATGACGGGCGCGAACATCTTTGCATCTATGGATTTGCAGGCCGCAACGCGATGCAGACCCTGGCCCTACTCGTGACAAAAAGGATGGAGGAACAAGGGCTTGCTCCCTTGGGCTTTGTCGCCACCGATTATGCCACACTGATCTGGGGCCTCGATCCCGTCACCAATGCCGCGCCCCTCTTCAACCTCGCCAAACTGCGCGAAGGGCTGGAAACATGGCTGTCCGGCAATGCCGTGATGAAACGCACCTTCCGCGCCACCGCCATCATCGCAGGCCTGATCGAACGCGCGCACCAAGGCCGCCGCAAGACAGGCAGGCAGGCCACCTTCTCCTCCGACATCCTCTATGACACGCTCAGAAAATACGACCCCGACCACCTGCTCTTGCAGGTCACGCGGGAAGAGGCCGAACGCGGCCTCGTCGATTTCTCGCGCATCGAAGACATGCTTTTCCGCGTCGAGGGCCGGATCGACCTGATCCGCCTGCCCCGCGTCACGCCCCTTGCCGCCCCCCTCTTCCTTGAACCGGGCCGCATCCCCGTCCATGGCACAGGCCGCGAACGCATGCTGGAAGAGGCGGCCATGCGCCTGATGGCCGAGGCGGGCCTCGCCTGA